A window of Castanea sativa cultivar Marrone di Chiusa Pesio chromosome 1, ASM4071231v1 contains these coding sequences:
- the LOC142637255 gene encoding fumarate hydratase 2-like yields the protein MTYILLGSGPRCGLGELILLENEPGSSIMPGKFNPTLCEALTMVCAQVMGNHVPISVGGLNGHFELNVFKPMIANNLLHSLRLLGDAFASFKKNCMTGIQANRERLSKLLHESLMLVTSLKPKIGYDNAAAVAKKAHKEGSTLFNFAWKLGMLTSEEFDTLVVPKKMIGPSD from the exons ATGACATACATTTTATTAGGAAG TGGTCCACGTTGTGGCCTTGGTGAACTCATTCTTCTGGAAAATGAGCCAGGCAGCAGTATTATGCCT GGAAAGTTCAATCCTACTTTGTGTGAAGCTCTCACTATGGTCTGTGCTCAG GTTATGGGAAACCATGTGCCCATTTCAGTGGGTGGATTGAATGGTCACTTTGAACTTAATGTGTTCAAACCAATGATTGCTAATAATCTTCTACAT TCACTGAGATTGCTTGGAGATGCATTTGCCTCCTTTAAAAAGAATTGCATGACAGGAATTCAAGCTAATAGGGAAAGACTTTCAAAATTGCTGCATGAG TCACTGATGCTTGTCACATCTTTGAAACCT AAAATTGGTTATGACAATGCTGCAGCGGTTGCCAAAAAAGCTCACAAGGAGGGAAGTACGT tatttAACTTTGCATGGAAACTGGGAATGCTAACCAGTGAAGAATTTGATACTCTTGTGGTGCCCAAGAAAATGATTGGTCCATCCGATTGA